A part of Terriglobus roseus genomic DNA contains:
- a CDS encoding PQQ-binding-like beta-propeller repeat protein, which produces MEHRKKFLAVGAMLLATFSAAWSVDYLTEGVDSSRTGWLKDDKSFNLTNVSGMKLVWKVHLDSKPHEMTNLFPPLIADSVDTPAGKKEVAIFAGASDDLFGLDAKNGQTLWHINFKSPNPTGGRPAATLCPGGQTAVPAMLKTGPGTYKVYAISWDGRLHTINPADGTDAEPVEKFMPPNGKPYALNIFKNVIYTSTAQGCGGLINGIYSYNLDTHVTSLFLPSGGGLWGRRGTPVSPEGVVYMGTGDGLWDAENGRLGNGIVAAQIDGKGELKLTDYFSPPNAAFLFKRDLDVNTTPVAFEYKGKKLLIGTSKECRVWLLDRDNFGGDDHRTDLADTGLICNDEPNYAGTGVWGALSVWKDSAGVPWIAVPFNGPVSKRFHAPKEFSRPTNGGVAAFKVEERDGKWALAPQWLSVDIDMADEALIANGVMFVYGSGEDTRQSHIDRAWNETPEPQPPVPAAGPVSAQSTMRIAGGRHAVLLALDATTGKQLWTSGNQITGWSHFSGISAANGKVYLPTYDGNVYAFGVGQ; this is translated from the coding sequence ATGGAGCACCGTAAGAAGTTCTTAGCAGTGGGGGCAATGTTGCTAGCGACATTTAGCGCGGCATGGTCTGTTGATTACTTGACTGAGGGCGTCGATAGCTCCCGAACGGGTTGGCTTAAGGATGACAAGTCCTTCAATCTGACCAACGTCAGCGGCATGAAGCTGGTTTGGAAGGTCCATTTGGACAGCAAGCCACATGAAATGACGAACCTCTTTCCGCCTTTGATTGCAGACAGCGTGGATACACCTGCGGGGAAGAAGGAAGTTGCCATTTTTGCTGGTGCTTCCGATGACTTGTTTGGACTGGATGCCAAGAATGGTCAGACCTTATGGCATATCAACTTCAAGAGTCCTAATCCGACGGGCGGGCGTCCTGCTGCCACTCTGTGCCCCGGTGGTCAGACGGCGGTTCCTGCCATGCTGAAGACTGGACCAGGAACCTACAAGGTCTACGCCATCTCCTGGGATGGTCGGCTGCATACGATCAATCCGGCCGATGGAACGGATGCTGAACCGGTTGAGAAGTTTATGCCACCCAACGGCAAGCCCTATGCCCTGAACATTTTCAAAAATGTTATCTACACGAGCACCGCGCAGGGATGTGGGGGCCTCATCAATGGCATTTATTCCTACAACCTTGATACACACGTCACCAGCCTGTTTCTGCCGAGCGGTGGCGGACTTTGGGGACGCCGCGGAACGCCTGTGAGTCCAGAAGGTGTCGTCTACATGGGGACAGGTGACGGGCTGTGGGATGCGGAAAATGGTCGTCTCGGTAATGGGATCGTTGCCGCTCAGATTGATGGCAAGGGCGAGTTAAAACTGACGGATTATTTCTCGCCTCCGAACGCCGCATTTCTTTTTAAGCGCGACCTGGATGTGAACACTACTCCGGTCGCATTTGAATACAAAGGCAAGAAGCTTCTGATCGGCACCAGTAAAGAATGCCGTGTCTGGTTGCTTGATCGGGACAACTTCGGTGGCGATGACCATCGCACCGATCTCGCGGATACCGGTCTGATCTGCAATGATGAGCCGAACTACGCAGGAACGGGAGTTTGGGGAGCCCTGAGTGTTTGGAAGGACTCGGCAGGTGTTCCTTGGATTGCGGTGCCATTCAACGGTCCAGTCTCCAAGCGATTCCATGCGCCTAAGGAATTCAGTCGCCCGACGAATGGTGGTGTGGCAGCCTTCAAAGTTGAAGAGCGAGATGGCAAGTGGGCGCTCGCTCCGCAATGGCTGTCGGTCGACATTGACATGGCCGATGAAGCCCTCATCGCCAACGGGGTAATGTTCGTCTACGGCAGCGGCGAGGACACGCGGCAATCTCACATCGATCGCGCCTGGAACGAAACTCCGGAACCACAACCGCCGGTGCCTGCTGCCGGTCCTGTATCGGCACAGTCTACGATGCGTATCGCTGGTGGACGTCATGCCGTGCTGCTAGCACTTGATGCTACGACCGGAAAGCAACTCTGGACGAGTGGCAATCAGATAACGGGGTGGAGTCATTTCAGTGGCATATCTGCCGCAAACGGCAAGGTGTATCTACCCACCTACGACGGCAACGTCTATGCGTTTGGAGTCGGCCAATGA
- a CDS encoding ABC transporter ATP-binding protein — MPVAVETVASLNNITKRYKNGVTALDGLSLDLHRGEIIALLGPNGAGKSTAVKLMMGLTAPTSGSVGIFGADPRDPHTRLRTGVMLQVGRAPEMLRVREHVNIFRGYYPNPASYAALVKAAGLEGIEDRFFGQLSGGQKQRVLFAIALAGDPDLIFLDEPTVGLDIESRRTMWAEIRALAARGKTVLLTTHYLEEADALAHRIIVINKGKVICEGTPAEVKSMGSGSRSTTAKSVKIIRCNTTLTADHLQAMPGVVAVVRVGSLTEITSEQPEDTLREMLALDQSLSALEVESPALEDAFLALTSHN; from the coding sequence ATGCCTGTTGCAGTGGAAACCGTCGCATCACTAAACAACATCACCAAGCGCTACAAGAACGGCGTTACCGCGCTCGATGGCCTCTCGCTTGATCTGCACAGAGGGGAAATCATCGCTCTGCTTGGCCCCAACGGCGCGGGGAAGTCTACCGCCGTCAAGCTCATGATGGGCCTCACCGCGCCCACCTCCGGTAGCGTTGGGATCTTCGGTGCAGACCCGCGTGATCCGCACACACGCCTTCGGACTGGCGTGATGTTGCAAGTAGGCCGCGCTCCTGAGATGCTGCGCGTTCGCGAACACGTCAACATATTTCGTGGCTACTACCCCAACCCCGCGTCTTACGCCGCCTTAGTGAAGGCAGCGGGACTCGAGGGTATTGAGGACCGCTTCTTCGGCCAACTTTCCGGCGGACAGAAGCAGCGTGTCCTCTTCGCCATTGCACTTGCAGGCGATCCCGATCTTATCTTCCTCGACGAGCCCACCGTCGGCCTCGACATCGAATCTCGCCGCACCATGTGGGCAGAGATTCGCGCGCTTGCCGCACGCGGTAAAACTGTACTGCTCACCACGCATTATCTGGAAGAGGCAGACGCTCTCGCGCATCGCATCATCGTCATCAACAAGGGCAAGGTTATCTGTGAAGGAACACCTGCCGAAGTGAAGTCGATGGGCAGCGGCAGCCGTTCCACTACAGCAAAGAGCGTTAAGATCATTCGCTGCAACACGACCCTCACCGCGGATCATCTGCAAGCGATGCCTGGCGTCGTCGCCGTGGTTCGCGTTGGCTCACTCACTGAAATCACCAGCGAGCAGCCCGAAGACACTCTGCGCGAAATGCTCGCGCTTGATCAATCCCTCAGCGCGCTTGAAGTCGAAAGCCCCGCGCTGGAAGACGCTTTCCTTGCCCTCACCTCGCACAACTAA
- a CDS encoding serine/threonine-protein kinase, which produces MDKVRWDRLQTVFLTAVDLQAAERRDYLLHACGNDFELFEQAVSMLSSDGNQDALLNTDIQQVVAEIFDASSDLNNSLLIGPYQLKEYLGEGGMGVVWLAERTDAGNEVAMKFLLHAALSPVRRERFASEVRNLAKLNHPYIAHMYDAGTLSDGTPWLVMEYVRGISFTSYCRQDARTPLELIELFRRICEAVLHAHQQLIVHRDLKPSNILVQPDGTPKLLDFGISRELQSVNDDGQATAPQLRFMSLRYAAPEWKEQGIVAASNDIYSLGVIFYEMLTGVSFPESAGTAEGTTITHPSSIVSVLKKNSTPYPSAVAGFGRDAWADLDLLCLKAVHADPSQRYPSVEALIRDIDHYTYAEPLEARPEGALYRAKKFIRRNRNAVLAAGAALILIVGSTAFFTWRLARARTAALVQAERAQQIQRFIFNLFEGDDKEAGPGQDLKVVTLLDRGSPAAHTLSTEPAVQAELYYTLGTMYMKLGKLDRAEAMLQSALSLQQSETDDVALAETLMVQGLLRSERGKPDEAEQLVRRALNLVSGKSPLQAAAQARALTALGQVLVNRGKYTLAVEALEQAAALEAPQQSASELSNTLSNLSTAHLYLGHYTQAAAITNRLLKLDSGWYPANHPRIAEDLQNLSQVEEMWGRYGDAEGHGRQALHIDQTWYGEDNPKTAVVETSLASTLIYENNYLEAETLLKKALHTQETVYGDTSPHVAFVLNSLAGVEGYKKHFQVAEDDYRRTADIYRLAYGANDYRVAIAVSNLAGVLLHENRYAEPEHLFEEVIHNYEKSLSADNINIGIAQIKLGRVFIAEHRYRDAEPHTLAGYTIVSRQQSPSSGFVKGARHDLALIYSETGQPEKGRSFRD; this is translated from the coding sequence TTGATCGGCCCCTATCAGCTTAAGGAATATCTGGGCGAGGGAGGCATGGGAGTTGTCTGGCTTGCGGAACGAACCGATGCGGGCAATGAAGTCGCTATGAAATTTCTCCTGCACGCTGCGCTCTCGCCAGTCCGGCGCGAACGATTTGCTAGCGAGGTCCGAAATCTGGCGAAACTCAATCATCCATATATAGCGCACATGTATGACGCGGGGACTTTGTCCGATGGGACCCCGTGGCTGGTAATGGAGTATGTGAGAGGAATTTCATTCACCTCCTACTGTCGCCAAGATGCCCGTACTCCTCTTGAGTTGATTGAACTCTTCCGGCGTATCTGCGAAGCAGTGCTACACGCCCACCAGCAGCTGATTGTTCATCGGGACCTCAAGCCCTCCAATATCCTTGTTCAGCCCGATGGAACCCCCAAGCTCCTTGACTTTGGCATTTCCCGGGAGCTGCAGAGCGTGAACGATGATGGCCAAGCGACTGCACCGCAACTTCGATTCATGTCGCTGCGATACGCCGCTCCCGAATGGAAAGAGCAGGGAATTGTCGCGGCCTCCAACGATATCTATTCCCTAGGGGTCATCTTCTACGAAATGCTGACAGGGGTTTCGTTTCCTGAGTCGGCCGGTACCGCTGAGGGAACGACGATTACACATCCGTCGTCAATCGTCTCTGTTCTGAAAAAGAACTCTACTCCATACCCATCAGCTGTCGCGGGGTTTGGCAGAGACGCGTGGGCCGATCTCGATTTGCTCTGCCTCAAAGCTGTTCATGCAGATCCCTCTCAACGGTACCCGTCGGTCGAGGCACTCATCCGCGACATCGATCACTACACGTACGCGGAACCGTTGGAGGCACGTCCGGAAGGCGCACTCTACCGGGCAAAGAAATTTATTCGACGTAATCGCAATGCAGTTTTGGCCGCAGGCGCTGCCCTGATACTGATCGTGGGATCGACAGCTTTCTTTACTTGGCGTCTCGCTCGAGCTCGCACGGCAGCTCTTGTCCAAGCGGAACGGGCTCAACAAATACAGCGCTTTATCTTCAATCTGTTTGAAGGCGACGACAAGGAAGCCGGACCAGGACAAGACCTTAAGGTCGTCACGCTACTGGACAGAGGTTCTCCGGCAGCTCATACCCTCAGCACAGAGCCAGCCGTGCAGGCTGAGCTTTACTACACACTCGGCACCATGTACATGAAGCTCGGCAAATTAGACCGCGCCGAAGCTATGTTGCAGTCTGCGCTATCGCTTCAACAATCCGAAACTGATGACGTCGCGCTGGCGGAAACATTGATGGTTCAAGGGCTCCTACGCTCAGAACGGGGCAAGCCGGATGAAGCTGAACAACTTGTTCGCCGGGCCCTCAACCTGGTCAGCGGCAAAAGTCCCCTGCAAGCTGCGGCGCAGGCAAGAGCGCTCACGGCTCTTGGACAGGTACTCGTCAACCGTGGCAAATATACTCTGGCGGTCGAAGCGCTGGAGCAAGCTGCAGCGTTAGAGGCACCCCAACAGTCAGCCTCTGAACTGTCCAACACGCTCTCTAACCTTTCGACGGCACATCTATATCTTGGCCACTATACGCAGGCAGCGGCAATAACCAATCGGCTTTTAAAGCTTGATAGTGGGTGGTATCCGGCGAACCATCCGAGAATTGCAGAAGACCTGCAGAATCTTAGCCAAGTGGAGGAGATGTGGGGACGATATGGTGACGCTGAGGGACATGGACGTCAGGCCCTCCATATCGATCAAACCTGGTATGGAGAAGACAACCCTAAGACGGCAGTCGTCGAGACTTCTCTGGCTAGCACCCTGATTTACGAAAACAATTACCTTGAGGCTGAAACGCTTCTCAAGAAAGCTCTACATACTCAAGAAACCGTATATGGAGACACAAGTCCACACGTTGCGTTCGTATTGAATTCATTGGCTGGGGTCGAAGGCTACAAGAAACACTTTCAGGTTGCCGAGGATGACTATAGGCGAACGGCCGATATCTACCGCTTGGCCTACGGCGCGAACGACTATCGGGTAGCCATCGCTGTTTCCAATCTGGCGGGAGTACTACTTCACGAAAATCGCTACGCCGAGCCGGAACACCTTTTTGAGGAAGTCATCCACAACTACGAGAAGTCGCTTTCCGCGGACAATATCAACATTGGAATCGCGCAGATCAAGCTGGGCCGCGTCTTTATCGCAGAACATCGCTATCGTGACGCTGAGCCGCACACTCTTGCGGGATATACGATCGTTAGCAGGCAACAATCCCCGTCATCCGGCTTCGTCAAGGGAGCACGCCACGATCTTGCACTCATCTACAGCGAGACTGGTCAGCCTGAAAAGGGAAGATCTTTTCGCGATTGA
- a CDS encoding PQQ-binding-like beta-propeller repeat protein, producing MNVTRISLPTIGIIAVTLMASSASAQRGGPDWTTSAGDPQRTSWVRSDPQVTPAKMVKPDAFKLLWKVTMDNTAGKAAEPILISTYIGYRGFKALTVVGGPDSIYTVDYDLGVPFWSKHYGTASKAPTCASWGSSIGKLSSLTPIPPRMPRPSVGYHTVTGKPHEGIPLSAAMGGQLGAGGPGQRVAAPAQQLPPGIRFSVPIFLVTSDGMAHAITFDSGKEVFKPVAFLPPGSAPSDLIVVQDTLYAATMPGCGSSPNTMYALDVKTKDMTPEGTWKSQGGNILGAPAFNKEGTLFVSTDSALFALKPKMLESTKVADVPLSSTPVVITGKTAEWVAAGTKSGSIVLLDASGGASTPISITTSFTPTALATFDDEKGAHWLLATDITKNSGAVHAYKMAEEGGKPTLTEVWKSADMASPGRPIVVGGVVFALATGADRSHTNGKPPTKGTHATLYALDALTGKPLWDSGGAMTSFVSTGQMAFNESELFIPTFDNTLYTFGHPEPHQ from the coding sequence ATGAACGTGACCAGAATCTCTCTTCCAACGATCGGCATTATCGCCGTAACACTAATGGCATCCTCCGCTAGTGCACAACGTGGCGGGCCGGATTGGACCACTTCTGCCGGAGACCCACAAAGAACATCCTGGGTTCGCTCCGATCCACAGGTCACGCCCGCGAAGATGGTGAAGCCTGACGCATTCAAGTTGTTATGGAAGGTCACGATGGACAATACGGCAGGGAAGGCAGCCGAGCCGATCTTGATCTCAACGTATATCGGTTATCGCGGCTTCAAAGCCCTGACTGTAGTTGGCGGTCCTGATTCGATCTACACCGTGGACTACGATCTCGGAGTTCCTTTCTGGAGCAAGCACTATGGAACGGCCTCCAAGGCGCCGACGTGCGCATCGTGGGGCTCATCGATTGGCAAGCTGTCCTCTTTGACACCCATTCCGCCACGCATGCCTCGTCCCTCGGTTGGGTATCACACGGTTACTGGCAAACCGCACGAAGGCATACCACTCTCTGCTGCGATGGGTGGTCAGTTAGGCGCCGGAGGTCCAGGTCAACGAGTTGCTGCTCCCGCGCAGCAACTTCCGCCGGGCATCCGTTTCTCTGTGCCGATATTCCTCGTTACCAGTGATGGCATGGCCCATGCAATTACGTTTGACTCCGGTAAAGAAGTGTTCAAGCCCGTTGCATTTCTTCCACCGGGAAGTGCGCCATCTGACTTGATTGTGGTGCAGGATACGCTCTACGCCGCCACTATGCCGGGTTGTGGCTCTTCGCCGAACACGATGTATGCGCTTGATGTAAAGACGAAGGACATGACTCCAGAAGGTACCTGGAAGTCTCAAGGTGGAAACATTCTAGGCGCCCCTGCCTTCAATAAAGAGGGAACCCTGTTTGTCTCCACCGACTCCGCACTCTTCGCCCTTAAACCCAAGATGCTTGAAAGTACAAAGGTCGCTGACGTGCCATTGTCTTCGACGCCGGTTGTTATCACTGGGAAAACCGCGGAGTGGGTGGCTGCGGGAACGAAAAGTGGAAGCATTGTGTTGCTGGATGCGTCTGGAGGAGCCTCAACGCCCATTTCGATCACTACGAGCTTCACGCCAACCGCACTTGCCACCTTCGACGATGAAAAGGGCGCGCACTGGCTTTTGGCTACCGATATCACAAAGAACAGCGGCGCAGTCCACGCCTACAAAATGGCAGAAGAGGGCGGCAAGCCAACGCTCACCGAAGTTTGGAAGTCCGCGGACATGGCGTCGCCAGGACGGCCTATCGTCGTTGGCGGTGTTGTGTTCGCACTTGCTACGGGGGCGGATCGAAGCCATACGAACGGAAAGCCTCCAACGAAGGGTACACATGCGACCCTTTACGCTCTGGACGCGCTCACTGGAAAGCCTTTGTGGGATAGCGGAGGTGCAATGACCTCTTTTGTGAGTACGGGGCAAATGGCTTTTAACGAAAGTGAGTTGTTCATCCCAACCTTCGACAACACGCTCTATACGTTCGGCCACCCGGAGCCGCACCAGTAG
- a CDS encoding helix-hairpin-helix domain-containing protein, translating into MTNHTARVVRRCAYLGFVFFLTGAHAQQMADGPDKDLFVKTCSKCHEIERVLSKRQDKSGWQDTVTKMQGYGLVADDSDLKRIIDYLAVNLPAETMLKLNINTATRIDFESTLSVKRSVAIAIIEYRDKNGGFKSVEELKKVPGVDADVVDAKKNGLTL; encoded by the coding sequence ATGACCAACCACACGGCCCGCGTTGTTCGACGTTGCGCATACCTCGGATTTGTATTTTTCCTGACGGGCGCTCACGCGCAACAGATGGCCGACGGTCCTGATAAGGACCTCTTCGTGAAAACTTGTTCCAAGTGCCATGAGATTGAACGAGTCCTCTCGAAGCGCCAGGACAAGAGCGGCTGGCAGGACACCGTCACCAAGATGCAGGGGTATGGCTTGGTCGCAGACGACTCTGATCTGAAACGTATCATCGACTATCTGGCGGTTAATCTACCAGCAGAAACGATGCTCAAACTCAACATCAACACAGCGACTCGAATCGATTTCGAGTCGACGCTATCTGTAAAACGATCTGTCGCCATAGCCATCATCGAGTATCGAGATAAGAATGGTGGCTTCAAGTCCGTGGAAGAGCTAAAGAAGGTGCCCGGCGTAGATGCCGACGTGGTGGACGCAAAGAAAAACGGGCTTACCCTCTAG